GCCGGCAGCGATGATGCGGTCGAATGCGGTACGGTCCACGGCGCAGTCACGGATAACCGGGAATGCGGCGGCGCGCCACGGTTCGATCACGATGGTGTCGCCATCCTTGAACTTGCGCATGTGAAGCTGGCAAGTGGTGGTCGCATGGTCAGGGCCGTGCGGCATACCGTTGATGACGAGGGAGCACATACCACAGATACCTTCGCGGCAGTCGTGGTCGAAGGCGAAGCCTTCCTTGCCCTGCTTCATCTGTTCTTCGTTCACGATGTCGAGCATTTCCAAGAAGGACATGTCCGGAGAAACATCGTTGATCTTGACAGTTTCGAACTGTCCCTTGGTCTTGGCATCCTTCTGACGCCAAATCTTCAAAGTCAAATTCAGTCCGCTCATTATTTGTAGCTCCTAGTAGCGAGGTGGACGTTATCAAAGGTAAGAGGTTCCTTGGAAAGTTCCGGTGCGACACCGTCGCCCTTGTATTCCCAGGCACCCACGTAGCAGAAGTTCTCGTCGTCGCGCTTGGCTTCGCCTTCCGGAGTCTGGCTTTCTTCGCGGAAGTGGCCGCCGCAAGATTCCTTGCGGTGCAGGGCGTCGAGAGTGAGGACTTCGGCGAATTCGAGGAAGTCTGCCACGCGGCCGGCACGTTCGAGGTTCTGGTTGAAGGAACCTTCGGAGCCGAGCACGTTGACGTTTTCCCAGAATTCGGCACGGAGGGCCGGAATCTTCTCGAGGGCGGTCTTCAGGCCGGCTTCGTTACGGGCCATGCCCACGTATTCCCACATGATATTACCGAGTTCACGATGGATATCGTTGACCGTGCGGTGACCCTTGATGGAGAGGAGCTTGTGGATGCGTTCTTCGGTCTGCTTCTTGCAGTCTTCGAACGCGGCATCGGATTCGGAAACCTTCTCGAGCTTGGTGCCCGCGAAGTAACCGCCGATGGTGAACGGAATGACGAAGTAACCGTCGGAGAGGCCCTGCATAAGAGCAGAAGCGCCGAGGCGGTTTGCACCGTGGTCGGAGAAGTTGGCTTCACCGAGAACGAAGCAGCCCGGAATCGTGGACATCAGATCGTAGTCCACCCAGAGGCCGCCCATGGTGTAGTGGATGGCCGGGAAGATACGCATCGGGACCTTGTACGGGTCTTCGTCGGTAATCTTTTCGTACATCTGGAAGAGGTTGCCGTACTTGGCAGACACGCCTGCAACGCCCATACGCTGGATAGCGTCGGCGAAGTCGAGGTACACGGCCTGCTTGGTGGAACCCACGCCGAGACCTGCGTCGCAAACCTGCTTGGCGTTACGGGAAGCCACGTCACGCGGAACGAGGTTACCGAAGCTCGGGTACTTTTCTTCGAGGTAGTAGTAACGGTCTTCTTCAGGGATCTGGTCCGGGCTGCGGGTGTCGCCCGCCTTGCGCGGAACCCAAATACGGCCGTCGTTACGGAGAGATTCGCTCATCAAGGTGAGCTTCGACTGCAGGTCGCCGTGGCGAGGAATGCAAGTCGGGTGAATCTGCGTGTAGCAGGGGTTAGCGAACAGGGCGCCGCGCTTGTAGGCACGGAAAGCAGCCGTCACGTTGGAACCCTGGGCGTTGGTAGAAAGGTAGTAGACGTTACCGTAACCACCGGTGCAGAGGCACACAGCGTCACCCACGTGGCTTTCGAGTTCGCCAGTGATAAGGTTACGGACGATGATACCGCGAGCCTTGCCGTCGATCACGACGAGGTCCATCATTTCGCGGCGGGGGAACATCTCCACCTTACCGGCGGCAACCTGGCGCATGAGAGCCTGGTAGGCACCGAGCAAGAGCTGCTGACCCGTCTGACCGCGGGCGTAGAACGTACGGGAAACCTGCGTACCGCCGAAGGAGCGGTTGTCGAGGAGGCCGCCGTATTCACGACCGAACGGAACACCCTGGGCGACGCACTGGTCGATGATGAGGTTCGAGTTTTCGGCCAAGCGGTGCACGTTGGCTTCGCGAGCGCGGAAGTCACCGCCCTTCACGGTATCGTAGAACAGACGGTAAACGGAGTCGCCGTCGTTCTTGTAGTTCTTGGCAGCGTTGATACCACCCTGGGCAGCAATGGAGTGTGCGCGACGGGGGCTATCCTGGATGCAGAAAGACTTTACGTTGTAACCAAGTTCGGCGAGGGATGCAGCGGCAGAAGCACCGGCAAGGCCAGTACCAACCACGATCACCGTGAACTTACGCTTGTTGGCGGGGTTCACGAGCTTGAGTTCGAACTTGTGCTTGGTCCACTTTTCTTCGATGGAACCACCGGGGATTTTAGAATCAAGAATCATTAGTGGGCTCCTTAAAATTAAGCGTTAAAAGAAACTTCGACGGTGCCGACAGAAGGAATCACGAAAGAAGTCTTGGCGGCTTCCTTGGCCTTCTGCTGTTCATACTGCTGCTGGAGTTCATGAGACTTGGTGCGCAGGGCTTCCGTTTCGGGCTGGTTAGCGAGGTAGAAGGCGGCGATAGCGGTGATACCGAAACCGGCAGCAACGACAACACTGTAGATGATGCCGCAGACATCGATAATCGGGGTCCACTTCTGGTGTGCGATACCCATGGTCTGGAACGCAGAAGAAATGGCGTGGAACAGGTGCATGCCGATAACGAACATGCTGATCACGTAGAACACAGCCCAGAAGGGGTTGGCGAACATGTCGATAGTGGTGAGCCACATGTCGCGGACGATTTCGCCCTTGTCGTTCAGGTACAGGTAGTGTTCGCCGAACTTGAGCATCATGAGGTGCTGGATGAGGAAGCCGAGGATGAAGAGGCCGGACCAGATCATGGTGAAGGTCGCGAAAGTCTTCTTGCCCTTGCGAGCGTTGACTTCGTAGTCGATTCCACCGCGAGCCTTCTTGTTCTCGATCTTCAGCGTAACCGCGAGGAAGATATGGAGAGCGAAGCAAGCCACCAGGCCGAGTTCGACGAGATAGATCATCTTAATCGGGAAGTGGAGCGGATTGAACCCGGTCAGGAACTCGGTGTAGGCATTGTAAGACGCCTGGGCCGAAGCCTGGTCAAAGTTCAGGAGTTGGAAGTTACCACACATGTGGCCGAAGATGAACAGGGCGAGTGCCGCACCCGTGCATCCCATGATCTGCTTCTTACCGATGGAGGAGGTAAGATACTTGATGATCCATTGCATTGAGTTGTGTCTCCTTGAGGGGTTTTTGTTTTAAACTTAGAGGACGCAGCAAGCCTTGAGGTTCGGCATTTCGTAAGCGTAGCGTTCGTCTTCCTTGAACCAGAAGTCCAGTTCGCGCTTGGCGGATTCAGGACTGTCGGAGCTGTGCACGACGTTTTCGGTCATGGAAGGGGCAAAATCGTAGCGGAGGGTACCGGGTTCCGCCTTGGCCGGATTGGTTGCACCGTTGATAGCGCGAACCTTGGCAATGGCATTTTCGCCGCCGAGGGCGAGCATCACGGACGGGCCCTTGGTCATGTAGGCTTCGAGTTCCGGGAAGAACGGCTTTTCCACGTGTTCGGCGTAGAAACCGCGAGCATCGGCAGAGGTCATCTGGTGCATCTTCACGGCGCAGACGGAGAGGCCTGCAGCGATGTAACGGTCGATAATGCGCCCAATGAGGCCGGACTTGACGGCGTTGGGCTTGATCATTGCAAATGTCATTTCCATAGTAGGTACCTTTTGTTTTAAGATGTGGGAAATATAGATATAATTCGGATTTCGGAATTCAGATTTCAGAATTATAAACGTCATTGCGGACGCAGCCGAAGTAATTCACTCCGAATTCCGAATTCCGAATTCTGAATTCAGAATTTACTCCTCAGATTCAATCTTCTTCATCAGGTCTTCGGCGAGTTTTCCGCCGGACTTGATGTTCTCGATAAGCCAGTTCACGTCCTTCCCCATTTCGCTGTTGGGGTACTTGGCCTGGAATTCCTCCAGGACCTGCAGGGCGAGCGTATCCTTGTGCAAGTTCTCGTTCAAGATGAACCCGCGGCTGAACATGGCCTTCTCGGCATCCGGGCTATCGGGCCACATCTTGTAGAACACGTTGTATTCCGCCTCGGAGAAGGAATACTGTTCCGCCTCGGACTGAATCTGGGCAATCTGGAGCGTAGCCTTCGCAAACAGCGTGTCGTTATCGGGATAGAAGTCGCGGACCTTCTTCCACTGCTCGACGGCGGCTTCGTAACTGCGGGCCTTGTAGAGGGAATCGGCCGTAGCCTGCATGGCAGCAGCACCGGCGGCAGGCTGCTCGACCGAAACGCCTTCCTTGAACACCTTCACCTTCGCGTTGGCCCAGATTTCGGCCTCTACGCGTTCCTTGCGCGCCTTGCGGAGCACGCCGATGCGGTTCGAGAACACCTGCTTGCGGGTTTCGTCCATCGTGCGCTTCGCATTGATGACGTAGTTGAAGTAGTAGTCGCGCTTCAGCACGTTCTCGGGGAAGCGGATGTAGTCAACCAGGTCGGTCTTCGATTCCTCGTACGATAGCCTCGGGCGCACCGGGTTGCCGTTCTTTTCGAAATACGCCTTGAGGGAATCCTCGGGCAAAGCGTTCTTGGCCTGCGCCATCTCGTCGTAGTGCGAAATGATGTAGTTGTCGCGGGTCTGGCGCACCAGCGCGCGGTATTCCCAGGAGGAATCCAGGCCAATCGCACGAGCCTCGTCGGCAAAGGACGCGCATTCCGCAAGGCTACGGATAATACGTTCGCGCATATTGTTCGTCTTCGGCATGCCGGGTTCTTCTTCGAATATCTGCAGGATTTGCTTCTCGGTAACAAGCGGGGCGCCGTTCTTCGAGATAAGCACGTAATCCGGAGGGAGCTCCAGGTATCCCGCCCCCAGCATGTGGTTTTCCACGTCAGCCTTCGCGCGGTCGTAGGGCTTGACCTCCGGCGGAATTTCACGAACAAGATAGAACACATGACGGCCGGGAGTGCGGGTCGAACCCAGCACCGGCGACAGCGTACCTTCGGGCTTGCCCGTAAACGCTTCGGCAAGGCCGTTGATAATCCCAATCCCGTACGGGAGGGCGTAGCCTTCCTTCACCACGCCCACGTAGCCGCCATTTGCGGCGGTTTCCTTGTTTAGGCTCTTCTTTGCGGCAATCGCCTTGAACTTCTCGAGGTCCACGGGCTTCTTGAACAGCTTGGCAAGCGCGGCGGAATCTTCCATCTGCACGTGATAGACTTCAAATGCAGGTGCAGTCTTGAATTCTTCCTTGTGCTTCTCGTAGTAGCCCTGCGGGTCGGGCGGCACAATCTTCTCGACCTTAACCGGGAACTTCTCCTTCACCGTCTTGATGGTATTGCGCACCATCTCCTGCTTGAAGCCGCCGATAAACGCCGCGGTGTCGCCACCCGATTCCTTGAGCTTTTCGGCCTCGCGTTCGAGCAGCAGGCGATCGGCCACCTTCCCGCGCACATCGATAAACTCGACCTTGCCCGTAGAATCGGCAAAATCGGCCTTATGCGCATCGAAGAACGCCTTCAGGTCGGCATCGGAATACGTGAGCTTTTCCATGGAATAGAAGCGCTGGTACACGAGCGTGAGCAGGCGGTCATCCATGTTCTTGGAATAGGATTCCCAGTTTTTCCCGAGTTCGGGGTATTCCTGCAGGGCCTTAGAAACAACGGCAGACCTCGTGAGCACGCCCTTTACAATGTTGTCGTAATCGGCACGCCCGGTAGCGGAAGTCATTACCGCAAAATCAATATCTGTATTATAGACGGTCTCGTTATCTACCTGGGCAAACTTGCCCTCACCAGAACCGAAACCGTTGCACCCTACAAGGGCAAGGCCACAAAGGGCACCCAGAACAAGAATCTTTCTATTCATCAAATCCTCTTGGATATTTTGTCCCCGTAAATATAAACAATTCATAAAAATCAGACCCACGCCGAACAGAAAAGGCCACCCCGAAGGGCGGCCCGAGAGCATTCACAAAGGAATTTTTACGTTAAATCCTGAAATCGAGACCCACGCCAAAACCACGGCTGTCGCGGTTGTACACGTCTATCCCGTATTCCACCTGCTCGTCGTAATCCTGGTAGAGCGTGTGGAAGTAGCTCAGGTTCATGCGCATCCAGTCCGTAATGCGGTAGGCAAGCCCGAACCCGAAACTCGTCGAGGAAATATTGATGTTCATGTCACTGATGTAGCCATCCTTGATGCCGAAGCGGGTCACCTGCACACCACCGCTTATGGTGAAGCGCGTAAGGAAGTCCACTTCCACACCGTAGAGGAACTCGTTCGTATCGTCCACGTAGTCCTCGAGATCGCCGCTGAAATCGGCCTTGCTGTCAAACCAGTGGTGGTACCCGAAGGCAAGGCGCAGGTTATCGAGCAGGGAATAGTTTATACCGATTGCAAGGAACGAAGGAATGTCGTTGTGGTCTTTTTTGCCGTCATTAAACTGTTCGAGCGGGGTATCGTTCTTCTTGGTGTCGTTTTCCATCTCGATGGAGGTGTTGTACTCGAACTTTGCACCCAAAGTAAGTCGTTTGTACTTAAAACCGAGACCGACAATCGGGGTAATGCCAAAGCCCGTCTGGTCCAGTTCCAAGTCCATCGTCATCTTGTCGTCAAGAGTCTCGAACGTGCCCGCGAGCGTCGCGTACTGCACCTTTTCTTCTTGAGTCTTGGCGCTTTCCGCAAGTGTCGCGAATGTTTCTGCAAGCGTGGACGCCTCCACCATCTTGCCCTCGGGATTAACGCCCGGGATAACGGAATTCAGCCGGAGGTTTGCGACCGAGCCGTCGTAGCTGTTCATCGCATAGTTGAAGCGTGCACCCGCATACACCGAGAACATCTTGTTGAACTCGTAGGCGGCACCGAGAGTCGCGCCAAAGATGTACGAGCTCGCCTCGAGCGAAACATCGATGGAGCTGTTCGTGGTCATAAGCCCCTTCTCGGCGAGTGCCGCCTCCATCTGCTTGAGCGGGGCGTAAGTAAGTGCGTAGAAGCTCGGGATACCGTCATCGAAGTTCACTCTGCCGCCACCGCCAATAACGCCCATGTGGCCCGAAAGCGCAAAGTTGCCGTGGTGCCAGGTCACCAGCACGCTCGGAAGCGAAGGCACGAACGCCTTGCCCTTGAAGTTCGTGCCGTCCTTGAATATCGGGGACTTCTCGACAGTCGTCTCGCGGCTCTGCCAGAACGTCTGGTTGTTTGCCGAAATGTACAGGCCGTCTTCCATAAACGCCGTACCCGAGGGGTTCGCGTACGGGGCATCCACGTCGGTGCTCGCGTCGCGGGCCACGCTGCGCTGGAAAAGCACGGACTGGTTGGTGTTGGTGTTCAGGCCGCCCGCAACGGACAAAGTATTCAGCGTTGCGATGGCCAACAGGCATACGGTCGATTTCGCCTTGTCGAGCCTCATGAGTTTCCTTCCCTGGATAGGAGAAAATGTTTTGGACGGCGCATAACTTAGCAATCAGGCCAAAAAATCCGACTACAAAATACTTACTTAAATCTTTCCGTAATTTTTAAACAACCGTTTTGTAATATTTGTTAACGAAAATATGTGATATCCATCGCATAATTTGTATGTCATAGGTGAAAGAACGCACCAAAAACCACACACCCAGAGGCACCCAAAATCCTCCTTGTACACGCAACTCTTTGAGCATCAACGAGTTATGCACCCATTTCTGGCATATTCCGGACCGCGACATATAATATGTTTTCTATAATTATGCACGTTGAAGATAGGTACTTCGACATTTGCTTTGACCGCCGCCATTGTGACGGTCGTTGTTGGCGTTCTTGCCCTGGGCGCCTGGTTTACGCGTATTGCCGTAATTACCTACTTGTCGAACCCGCACACCTACGGCGACGTGGAAGTCACCCCCCACGGGTACACGCTCGGGGGCCCGCTCACCCATTCCTGGGATTCCGTGACCGTAAAGCAGGGCGACAACGTCTACACCGTAAAGGACTTTAACCTCGACATTACCATCCTGGGCGAAGGCAAGGGAGGCAAAGTTTCGCTCGGCGAATTTGCCGCAAGCATCAAGACGAGCCCCGACACAAACGGCACCGACAAGAAAAAGGACCCGATAGGGGAAATCGCCTTCCCGGAAAGGGCCAAGTTCTACCTGCCCGTAGAGGCGAGCGTCGGGAAGATTTCCGTGGATATAAACGAAGGGAGCGAAGACGCAAAGCACTGGCAGGCAACGGACCTCTCCATCAAGAGCGAGGGTATGCAGGCGGCAAGCATAAAGCTCGACAGCATCCAGGGCGACTACCTTGCAGAAACGGCGAGCATCGATATCCGCGCGGATTTCGCAGGCGAGAACGTGGCCGTGAAGGGCAAGGTCAAGGCCGGCAAGGATGCCATAAAGCTCGACGTGAAGGCGCCGAAGAACAACATGGCGGCAGTCAAGACCCACGTGGACATGGAAGTGAAGAAGCCCGAGGACTGGATACCCGTGGAAATTCCGCCCGCGGTACCGACCATCGGGGCAATCAAGGTGAACGGCGACGTGAGCTTCGACCCGAAGACGCGCAAACCCAAGTACAACCTGAACCTGCAGACGAGGGTCGGCGAGTTCTGGCCCCTGATGGCAAGCAACGCGAAGATAAACCTGAAGGGCGACGACGAGCGCTACCACGTGCACGTAGACCTGTACAACGACGAGGGCGGGCACATTATGCTCGAGGGCGACATGGACAAGAATCTCGACGGCGATATTAGCGGGTACGTCGAGTACATGAGTTCCATATTCGGCCCGCACATGATGCCGCTCGACATGAAAATCCATTCCGCGCACAAGGAAGGCGACCGCATAGACGTGAGCATCGAAACGCGCCAGGGTTCCACAATCGACGCGGTCGTTAACCTGGGCGACAAACTGCTCGTCACGTTCGAGGGAGACTTCTCGCCGTACGAACCTTGGGCGCTGGACTGGAACTTCGGAAACCTCACGCTCCGCAACCGCTTTACCATCGACGGCAACTTCCAGAACGGGGTGCTACACGCGAAGGCGAAAATCCCGAACGTGGACTTCGCCTACCAGATGAAGGCCGATTCGCTCGAAGTGGAGCTCGACCTCAACAGGAACGGCATCCAGTTCAGCAACGGCATCATCTACGGCGAAAAGGAAACGTTTGACTTCTTCGGCGACGTGATGTGGAATCACGAAGACCCGCACACCTCCTGGGACGTGACGCAGCGCGAAGGCGGGCATGCCTACGCGTACATCGCGTGGACCGACTCCATCACCATCGAGGTGCAGGCCGACAGCGTGGACATCAACACCATCCCGTTCGCAAAGCTAAAGATAAGCAACGACATCTACGGCACCGTATCCGGACACTGGCGGCAAAACTTCACCGACAACGTGGGCTCGATTGACGTGTTTGCCGAAGGAAACTACGACCCGTTCGAAATCCGCGCACACGT
The Fibrobacter sp. UWR3 genome window above contains:
- a CDS encoding fumarate reductase/succinate dehydrogenase flavoprotein subunit, producing the protein MILDSKIPGGSIEEKWTKHKFELKLVNPANKRKFTVIVVGTGLAGASAAASLAELGYNVKSFCIQDSPRRAHSIAAQGGINAAKNYKNDGDSVYRLFYDTVKGGDFRAREANVHRLAENSNLIIDQCVAQGVPFGREYGGLLDNRSFGGTQVSRTFYARGQTGQQLLLGAYQALMRQVAAGKVEMFPRREMMDLVVIDGKARGIIVRNLITGELESHVGDAVCLCTGGYGNVYYLSTNAQGSNVTAAFRAYKRGALFANPCYTQIHPTCIPRHGDLQSKLTLMSESLRNDGRIWVPRKAGDTRSPDQIPEEDRYYYLEEKYPSFGNLVPRDVASRNAKQVCDAGLGVGSTKQAVYLDFADAIQRMGVAGVSAKYGNLFQMYEKITDEDPYKVPMRIFPAIHYTMGGLWVDYDLMSTIPGCFVLGEANFSDHGANRLGASALMQGLSDGYFVIPFTIGGYFAGTKLEKVSESDAAFEDCKKQTEERIHKLLSIKGHRTVNDIHRELGNIMWEYVGMARNEAGLKTALEKIPALRAEFWENVNVLGSEGSFNQNLERAGRVADFLEFAEVLTLDALHRKESCGGHFREESQTPEGEAKRDDENFCYVGAWEYKGDGVAPELSKEPLTFDNVHLATRSYK
- the ndk gene encoding nucleoside-diphosphate kinase, with translation MEMTFAMIKPNAVKSGLIGRIIDRYIAAGLSVCAVKMHQMTSADARGFYAEHVEKPFFPELEAYMTKGPSVMLALGGENAIAKVRAINGATNPAKAEPGTLRYDFAPSMTENVVHSSDSPESAKRELDFWFKEDERYAYEMPNLKACCVL
- a CDS encoding succinate dehydrogenase/fumarate reductase iron-sulfur subunit translates to MSGLNLTLKIWRQKDAKTKGQFETVKINDVSPDMSFLEMLDIVNEEQMKQGKEGFAFDHDCREGICGMCSLVINGMPHGPDHATTTCQLHMRKFKDGDTIVIEPWRAAAFPVIRDCAVDRTAFDRIIAAGGFVSVNTGAAPEASTIPVPKADADRAFDAAACIGCGACVAACKNASAMLFVSAKVSHLSFLPQGKVEAKKRVLAMVAQMDKEGFGNCTNLYECQAACPKGITVDYIAKMNREYLGATVTYAEKVYGKD
- a CDS encoding succinate dehydrogenase cytochrome b subunit is translated as MQWIIKYLTSSIGKKQIMGCTGAALALFIFGHMCGNFQLLNFDQASAQASYNAYTEFLTGFNPLHFPIKMIYLVELGLVACFALHIFLAVTLKIENKKARGGIDYEVNARKGKKTFATFTMIWSGLFILGFLIQHLMMLKFGEHYLYLNDKGEIVRDMWLTTIDMFANPFWAVFYVISMFVIGMHLFHAISSAFQTMGIAHQKWTPIIDVCGIIYSVVVAAGFGITAIAAFYLANQPETEALRTKSHELQQQYEQQKAKEAAKTSFVIPSVGTVEVSFNA
- a CDS encoding peptidyl-prolyl cis-trans isomerase is translated as MNRKILVLGALCGLALVGCNGFGSGEGKFAQVDNETVYNTDIDFAVMTSATGRADYDNIVKGVLTRSAVVSKALQEYPELGKNWESYSKNMDDRLLTLVYQRFYSMEKLTYSDADLKAFFDAHKADFADSTGKVEFIDVRGKVADRLLLEREAEKLKESGGDTAAFIGGFKQEMVRNTIKTVKEKFPVKVEKIVPPDPQGYYEKHKEEFKTAPAFEVYHVQMEDSAALAKLFKKPVDLEKFKAIAAKKSLNKETAANGGYVGVVKEGYALPYGIGIINGLAEAFTGKPEGTLSPVLGSTRTPGRHVFYLVREIPPEVKPYDRAKADVENHMLGAGYLELPPDYVLISKNGAPLVTEKQILQIFEEEPGMPKTNNMRERIIRSLAECASFADEARAIGLDSSWEYRALVRQTRDNYIISHYDEMAQAKNALPEDSLKAYFEKNGNPVRPRLSYEESKTDLVDYIRFPENVLKRDYYFNYVINAKRTMDETRKQVFSNRIGVLRKARKERVEAEIWANAKVKVFKEGVSVEQPAAGAAAMQATADSLYKARSYEAAVEQWKKVRDFYPDNDTLFAKATLQIAQIQSEAEQYSFSEAEYNVFYKMWPDSPDAEKAMFSRGFILNENLHKDTLALQVLEEFQAKYPNSEMGKDVNWLIENIKSGGKLAEDLMKKIESEE